The following are encoded together in the Monodelphis domestica isolate mMonDom1 chromosome 5, mMonDom1.pri, whole genome shotgun sequence genome:
- the LOC130454585 gene encoding CTP synthase 1-like, translated as MKYILVTGGVISGIGKGIIASSIGTILKSCGLHVTSIKIDPYINIDAGTFSPYEHGEVFVLDDGGEVDLDLGNYERFLDIRLTKDNNLTTGKIYQYVINKERKGDYLGKTVQVVPHITDAIQEWVMRQALIPVDEDGIEPQVCVIELGGTVGDIESMHFIEAFRQFQFKVKRENFCNIHVSLVPQPSSTGEQKTKPTQNSVRELRGLGLSPDLVVCRCSNPLDTSVKEKISMFCHVEPEQVICVHDVSSIYRVPLLLEEQGVVDYFLRRLDLPIERQPRKMLMKWKEMADRYDRLLETCSIALVGKYTKFSDSYASVIKALEHSALAINHKLEIKYIDSADLEPSTLQEEPVRYHEAWQKLCSANGVLVPGGFGVRGTEGKIQAISWARKQKKPFLGVCLGMQLAVVEFSRNVLGWQDANSTEFDPKTSHPVVIDMPEHNPGQMGGTMRLGKRRTLFQTKNSVMRKLYGDPDYLEERHRHRFEVNPVLKKCLEEQGLKFVGQDVEGERMEIVELEDHPFFVGVQYHPEFLSRPIKPSPPYFGLLLASAGRLTHYLQKGCRLSPRDTYSDWSGSSSPDSEITELKFPSINHD; from the coding sequence ATGAAGTACATTCTAGTCACTGGTGGAGTTATCTCAGGAATTGGAAAGGGGATCATTGCCAGTAGCATTGGGACAATTTTAAAATCATGTGGCTTACATGTAACTTCCATTAAAATTGACCCATACATCAATATTGATGCAGGAACATTCTCTCCTTATGAGCATGGTGAAGTTTTTGTGCTTGATGATGGTGGGGAAGTAGACCTTGACCTGGGCAATTATGAACGGTTCCTTGATATCCGTCTCACCAAAGACAATAATCTGACCACTGGAAAAATTTACCAATATGTTATTAACAAGGAGCGTAAAGGAGACTACTTGGGAAAAACTGTCCAAGTTGTCCCTCACATCACAGATGCAATACAAGAATGGGTAATGAGACAGGCATTAATTCCTGTTGATGAAGATGGCATAGAACCTCAAGTGTGTGTGATTGAGCTTGGAGGGACAGTAGGAGACATAGAAAGCATGCACTTCATCGAAGCTTTCCGCCAGTTTCAATTCAAAGTAAAACGAGAAAACTTCTGCAACATTCATGTCAGCCTTGTTCCACAGCCAAGCTCTACAGGTGAGCAGAAGACTAAACCGACCCAGAATAGTGTTCGTGAACTCAGAGGACTTGGACTTTCCCCAGATTTGGTGGTGTGCAGATGCTCTAATCCTCTTGACACATCAGTGAAGGAGAAGATATCCATGTTTTGTCATGTTGAGCCAGAGCAGGTGATCTGCGTCCATGATGTTTCTTCTATTTACCGAGTCCCTCTGTTACTAGAAGAGCAGGGTGTTGTAGATTACTTTCTACGGAGACTTGACCTTCCAATTGAGAGGCAGCCAAGAAAGATGCTGATGAAGTGGAAGGAGATGGCTGACAGGTATGACCGTTTGCTAGAAACCTGCTCCATTGCTCTAGTTGGGAAATACACCAAGTTCTCCGACTCCTATGCCTCAGTCATTAAAGCCCTGGAGCATTCTGCCCTGGCCATCAACCACAAGTTGGAGATAAAGTATATCGATTCAGCTGACTTGGAACCAAGTACTTTACAAGAAGAACCTGTTCGATATCATGAAGCTTGGCAGAAGCTCTGTAGTGCCAATGGAGTGCTGGTTCCAGGGGGTTTTGGTGTTCGAGGAACAGAAGGGAAAATTCAAGCGATTTCCTGGGCACGGAAACAGAAGAAACCTTTCTTAGGTGTGTGCTTAGGAATGCAGCTGGCAGTGGTTGAATTTTCCCGAAACGTTTTGGGTTGGCAAGATGCCAATTCAACAGAGTTTGACCCTAAGACAAGTCATCCTGTGGTAATCGACATGCCAGAACACAATCCTGGGCAAATGGGTGGCACCATGAGACTTGGCAAGAGGAGGACCCTCTTCCAGACAAAGAACTCGGTCATGAGAAAGCTGTATGGGGATCCTGATTACTTGGAGGAAAGACACCGACACAGGTTCGAGGTGAATCCAGTCTTAAAGAAATGTTTGGAAGAGCAAGGCTTGAAGTTTGTGGGCCAAGATGTTGAAGGAGAACGAATGGAAATTGTTGAACTGGAGGATCATCCATTTTTTGTTGGCGTTCAGTACCATCCCGAGTTCTTGTCCAGACCAATCAAGCCATCTCCTCCTTACTTTGGCCTCTTGTTGGCCTCAGCTGGAAGGCTAACTCACTATCTCCAGAAAGGCTGCAGACTCTCCCCCAGGGATACCTACAGTGACTGGAGTGGGAGCAGCTCCCCTGATTCTGAAATCACTGAATTGAAGTTCCCATCAATAAATCATGACTGA